CATCTGTGGGAAGATCGTCGAATCTCGCGACCACGTCTTGAACACGACTTTTCGCCCCGTTTGGTTCAGCATCTCGATCTTGCCGAGAAGCTTCACGTCGACGTGCGGCCCTTTCTTCAGCGAACGACTCACGCGCCCCGCTCCTGTTACTTCGTCCGACGACGAACGATGAATTGATCAGTGTCCTTCCGCCGGCGTGTCCGATACCCCATCGCCGGCTTGCCCCACGGCGTCTGCGGCTGGCCGCCGCGCGGGGCTTTCCCCTCCCCGCCGCCGTGGGGATGGTCCCGTGGGTTCATCACGGAGCCCCGGACCGTGGGGCGGATGCCGAGCCAGCGGCTGCGGCCCGCCTTTCCCAGCTTCATGGCGGCGTGCTCGGGGTTGCCCACCTGGCCGATCGTCGCCTTGCAGTCGCAGTGGACTCGGTGTACCTCGCCCGATGGCAACCGTACCTGCGCCCAGTCGCCATCCTTCGCCATGAGCTGCGCGGCGTTCCCCGCGCTGCGAACGAGCCGGGCGCCCTGACCGGGTCGGAGCTCGATGTTGTGGATCGTGGTGCCGGTGGGGATGTTGCGCAGCGGCAGCGTGTTGCCGACGGCGAGATCCGCGTCGCTCCCGCTCATAATCCGAGCACCGACGCGGAGGCCGGCCGGCGCGATCACGTAGCGCTTTTCGCCGTCGTCATACTGTACGAGAGCGATGCGCGCCGCCCGGTTCGGGTCGTATTCGATGGCTTGAACGACGCCACCCACCCCGATCTTGTCGCGCTTCCAGTCGACGATCCGGTACATCCGCTTGTGGCCGCCTCCGCGATGCCGCACGCTGAGCCGACCGCT
The genomic region above belongs to Chloroflexota bacterium and contains:
- the rplB gene encoding 50S ribosomal protein L2, which encodes MPTKLYKPTSPGRRGMTGSTFSEITKSKPEKSLVVPLKKRAGRNNSGRLSVRHRGGGHKRMYRIVDWKRDKIGVGGVVQAIEYDPNRAARIALVQYDDGEKRYVIAPAGLRVGARIMSGSDADLAVGNTLPLRNIPTGTTIHNIELRPGQGARLVRSAGNAAQLMAKDGDWAQVRLPSGEVHRVHCDCKATIGQVGNPEHAAMKLGKAGRSRWLGIRPTVRGSVMNPRDHPHGGGEGKAPRGGQPQTPWGKPAMGYRTRRRKDTDQFIVRRRTK